A genomic region of Jeotgalibacillus haloalkalitolerans contains the following coding sequences:
- a CDS encoding YtxH domain-containing protein, with translation MAKNKLPAGIIIGAVAGGILSMLDPSTRKRTAQALSNTKHSISYYSRNPQELADRASQKADEWREIAEKIQEDIAFLSEKYEEVKSLAPELKETVQETKEAFTEEDQTPNSPMPSGGAGGLPEKKTM, from the coding sequence ATGGCAAAAAACAAGTTACCGGCAGGAATCATTATTGGAGCAGTTGCAGGAGGGATTTTAAGTATGCTGGATCCTTCTACAAGAAAAAGAACTGCCCAGGCACTATCCAATACGAAGCACTCTATCTCTTATTACTCAAGAAACCCGCAGGAGCTGGCTGACAGAGCTTCACAAAAAGCAGATGAGTGGAGAGAAATTGCAGAGAAGATTCAGGAAGACATTGCATTTCTGTCTGAAAAATATGAAGAAGTGAAGTCCCTGGCACCTGAGCTGAAAGAGACGGTCCAGGAAACAAAAGAGGCTTTTACAGAAGAAGATCAGACACCAAATAGTCCAATGCCTTCCGGAGGAGCTGGCGGGCTGCCGGAAAAAAAGACGATGTGA
- a CDS encoding heavy metal translocating P-type ATPase encodes MVKYTEALNLPSAVRSDRLNFIKVHLELILAILSGVLILIAWWLMHQGLPTASAGVYISAYVIGGYFKAVEGVKHSIKAKDLNVELLMIIAALGAAWIGYWTEGAILIFIFALSGALETYTMNKSKNEISSLLDLQPQEAWKLVDGEEVKVNAATLQPGERIAVKPGERIAADGVIIKGRTSVDEATFTGESMPVVKGITAEVFAGTVNLTGAVQVEVTKKNTETMFQKIIELVQSAQSEKSPSQLFIERFEGKYVKAVLIFTSLMMFIPHYLLGWSWEETFYRAMVLLVVASPCALVASIMPASLSAISNGARKGILFKGGVHLENLNSIKAIAFDKTGTLTEGKPKVTNWFVRQDLDHAEVLQMTASIEKQSNHPLAQAIVQFTEKTVTNADVQMDTVEDVTGFGLKASFQNETWRIGKPDWFKEESISKEILEQATLLSQAGKTIVLIEKNEEVIGLIALKDQVRQQTIEAIKYLKSVGIHTVMLTGDSTGTAQTIQKETGVDSFKAECLPGVKVEEIKKLKTQFGQVAMIGDGINDAPALASASVGVAMGAGSDIALETADIVLVKNDLQKIAEAIRLSKRMNRIVKQNIVFSIAVIFILILSNFFQALDLPLGVLGHEGSTILVILNGLRLLRG; translated from the coding sequence ATGGTGAAATATACTGAAGCGCTGAACCTTCCTTCAGCTGTCAGAAGCGATCGTCTGAATTTTATAAAAGTGCACTTAGAACTAATCTTGGCTATACTTAGCGGTGTTTTGATTCTGATTGCATGGTGGCTGATGCATCAGGGTTTACCCACTGCTTCAGCAGGAGTGTATATCTCTGCATATGTGATTGGCGGGTACTTTAAAGCCGTGGAAGGAGTTAAGCACTCTATAAAAGCAAAGGATTTAAATGTTGAGTTACTGATGATCATCGCTGCACTTGGCGCTGCATGGATCGGTTACTGGACTGAAGGAGCCATTCTGATTTTTATCTTTGCACTGAGCGGTGCACTTGAAACCTATACAATGAATAAAAGTAAAAACGAGATCTCCTCCCTGCTTGATCTGCAGCCTCAAGAAGCGTGGAAGCTGGTGGATGGAGAAGAAGTGAAAGTCAACGCTGCAACCCTGCAGCCTGGAGAGCGTATTGCAGTTAAACCAGGCGAGCGGATTGCTGCTGACGGTGTAATCATCAAAGGACGAACTTCAGTCGATGAAGCTACTTTTACTGGGGAATCAATGCCCGTTGTAAAAGGAATTACCGCTGAAGTGTTTGCGGGCACTGTTAACCTGACAGGTGCTGTGCAGGTTGAGGTGACCAAGAAAAACACTGAAACCATGTTTCAAAAAATTATTGAGCTTGTTCAATCAGCGCAAAGCGAAAAGTCACCTTCCCAGCTGTTTATTGAAAGATTCGAAGGCAAATATGTAAAAGCAGTTCTCATTTTCACATCACTCATGATGTTTATACCGCATTATCTATTGGGCTGGAGCTGGGAAGAAACGTTTTATAGAGCAATGGTTTTACTTGTGGTGGCTTCACCATGTGCACTCGTTGCTTCGATTATGCCCGCTTCACTCAGCGCGATTTCAAACGGAGCCAGAAAAGGCATTCTCTTTAAGGGCGGCGTTCACCTGGAGAACCTCAATAGCATTAAAGCGATCGCATTTGATAAAACCGGTACCCTGACTGAAGGCAAACCAAAAGTGACAAACTGGTTTGTCAGACAGGACTTAGATCACGCAGAGGTCCTGCAAATGACCGCTTCAATTGAAAAGCAGTCCAATCATCCCCTCGCACAGGCGATTGTTCAGTTCACAGAAAAGACTGTCACAAATGCTGATGTGCAGATGGATACGGTAGAAGATGTCACCGGTTTCGGCTTAAAGGCTTCATTTCAAAATGAGACCTGGAGAATCGGCAAGCCTGACTGGTTTAAGGAAGAAAGTATCAGCAAAGAGATTCTGGAACAGGCAACTCTTCTATCACAAGCAGGAAAAACCATTGTACTGATTGAGAAAAATGAGGAAGTCATTGGACTGATTGCGTTGAAGGATCAGGTCAGACAGCAGACGATTGAAGCGATCAAGTATTTAAAGTCAGTCGGGATTCATACGGTTATGCTGACCGGGGACAGTACAGGCACAGCACAGACCATTCAAAAAGAAACAGGCGTGGACAGTTTTAAAGCAGAGTGTCTGCCTGGTGTAAAAGTTGAGGAAATTAAAAAACTCAAGACACAATTTGGTCAGGTCGCAATGATTGGAGACGGAATAAATGATGCGCCTGCCCTCGCAAGTGCTTCCGTTGGTGTAGCAATGGGTGCAGGGTCTGATATCGCGCTTGAAACTGCTGATATTGTCTTAGTAAAAAATGACCTTCAAAAAATTGCTGAGGCGATCCGGCTTTCTAAAAGGATGAATCGCATCGTTAAGCAGAATATCGTTTTCAGCATCGCGGTTATATTTATCCTGATCCTATCTAACTTTTTTCAGGCACTTGACCTTCCACTCGGAGTACTGGGTCATGAAGGAAGTACGATTCTGGTCATCTTGAACGGACTCAGACTATTAAGGGGATAA
- a CDS encoding YihY/virulence factor BrkB family protein codes for MTSQKGNPAPDREEGSQWKEGKKNRHLKDMSDAVHKAGREGHYDSFMGFVKAVLRRFTDADTPGLGAQLAYYFLLSLFPLLIFALALLPYLDITQAQLLDMFREFAPGDAMALIESTVSEVATGESAGLLSIGILGTLWSASNGMNAIMKAFNGAYEVEETRSFIIARGMAVVWTVVMVLIFVVALLLPIFGQQIGELIFSWFGLTDQFLTIWTVLRFAITPFVLFIAFVGLYAFVPNVKIRFISVIPGALFAAIGWLLTSSLFSIYVGNFGNYSASYGSIGGIIVLMIWLYLSGIIILVGAQVNATMAAKRRHKPFVPKGS; via the coding sequence ATGACTTCTCAAAAAGGCAATCCTGCTCCTGATCGAGAGGAAGGCAGCCAATGGAAGGAAGGAAAGAAAAACAGACACCTTAAAGATATGTCTGATGCAGTACATAAAGCAGGGCGTGAAGGGCATTATGATTCATTTATGGGCTTTGTTAAAGCGGTATTAAGACGCTTTACAGATGCAGATACACCAGGACTCGGTGCTCAGCTGGCCTACTACTTTCTGCTTTCATTATTCCCGCTGCTGATTTTTGCATTAGCATTACTTCCCTACCTGGATATTACCCAGGCACAGCTTTTGGATATGTTCCGCGAATTTGCGCCTGGAGACGCGATGGCGCTGATTGAATCAACAGTCTCAGAGGTTGCCACCGGGGAGAGTGCAGGGCTGCTTTCAATCGGTATTCTGGGTACTCTCTGGTCAGCATCCAACGGAATGAATGCGATCATGAAAGCTTTTAATGGTGCATACGAAGTGGAAGAAACAAGATCATTTATCATTGCTCGTGGCATGGCAGTTGTATGGACAGTCGTGATGGTACTAATCTTTGTGGTTGCTCTGCTGCTTCCGATTTTCGGTCAGCAGATTGGAGAACTGATTTTCTCATGGTTTGGTCTGACTGATCAGTTCCTCACAATATGGACGGTACTGAGATTTGCGATTACGCCATTTGTCCTGTTTATTGCATTTGTGGGCTTATATGCATTTGTACCAAACGTAAAAATCCGTTTCATCTCTGTTATCCCGGGGGCACTTTTTGCTGCAATCGGCTGGTTATTAACATCTTCATTATTCTCAATTTATGTAGGAAACTTTGGAAATTATTCCGCATCTTACGGAAGTATCGGAGGCATCATTGTACTGATGATCTGGCTGTACCTATCAGGAATTATCATTCTTGTGGGTGCCCAGGTTAACGCTACAATGGCTGCCAAACGCCGTCATAAACCATTTGTTCCGAAAGGATCCTGA